A region of Saimiri boliviensis isolate mSaiBol1 chromosome 8, mSaiBol1.pri, whole genome shotgun sequence DNA encodes the following proteins:
- the LOC141585353 gene encoding NADH dehydrogenase [ubiquinone] 1 alpha subcomplex assembly factor 4-like, with the protein MGGLVIRGIRNFNVENRAEREISKMKPSPAPRHPSTNSLLQTQMGVNPEIKGAIARKDDKLLSFLKDVYVDSKDPVSSMQVKAAETHQEPEEFRLPKGQHFDMINIKRVPKGKISVVEALTLLNNHKLYPETWTAEKIAQEYLLEQKDVNSLLKYFVTFEVKDFSVEDKKAIEPK; encoded by the coding sequence ATGGGGGGTTTGGTGATTCGCGGGATCAGGAATTTCAACGTAGAAAACCGAGCGGAACGGGAAATCAGCAAGATGAAGCCCTCTCCCGCTCCCAGGCACCCCTCTACCAACAGCCTCCTGCAAACGCAGATGGGTGTCAATCCAGAAATTAAGGGAGCGATTGCTCGTAAAGATGACAAACTACTGTCGTTTCTAAAAGATGTGTATGTTGATTCCAAAGATCCTGTGTCTTCCATGCAGGTAAAAGCTGCTGAAACACATCAGGAGCCAGAGGAATTCAGATTGCCAAAAGGCCAACACTTTGATATGATAAATATTAAGCGCGTTCCCAAAGGCAAAATTTCTGTTGTGGAAGCATTGACACTTCTCAATAATCATAAACTTTATCCAGAAACATGGACTGCTGAGAAAATAGCACAAGAGTACCTTTTAGAACAGAAAGATGTTAATTcccttcttaaatattttgttacttttgaAGTCAAAGACTTCTCTGTTGAAGACAAGAAAGCGATAgaaccaaaatga